Genomic segment of Paenalkalicoccus suaedae:
TTAGTGCGAAAACGGACATGCTATTTCATAGAGGTGAAGAGCATGTCTTTTATTGAGTTAGAGCGTCTTTTAGATCGTGAGCTTGCAGTTGAGGATAATATTGATTTAATAAGATTACCACTTTCATACGGTGGCAAAAAGTTTGTTCTCTACGCTGTGGACGGATTTATTAAGGATGAAGCTTGGACACAAATACAGAGAGAATTATCTCATTTACACGAGAATTTTACGTTAGATCATCTTTTACAATCCGCAATACCTTACGTAGAAATAACAACAGAAAAGGATCCTTCTTTAGCAATGGATGCAGTCTTAGCAGGGCAAGCACTCTTATTAGTAGAAGACGAAAGTAAGATGATCCTTTTAGATACGCGAACATACCCAGTAAGAAGTCCGGAAGAGCCAGATACAGAGCGTGTTGTAAGAGGAGCGCGAGATGGATTTGTAGAGACATTTATGTTTAATTTAGCATTGATTAGAAGGAGAGTTCGAGATAAATCATTGCGCACGAACTACTTACAAATAGGAAAGCGTTCGAAGACAGATGTGTGTCTCGTTTATATGGAAGGCATTGCTTCAGATGAGCTTGTAGAAGAGGTAAGAAGCAGGCTTAAACAAATTGATGTAGACGGGCTACCTATGGCAGATAAAACGTTAGAGGAATATGTATTTGGTCATTTTTATCATCCTTATCCCCTTGTCAGATATACGGAAAGACCTGATGTGTGCGCTTCACATCTATTTGAGGGACACATTGTCATTGTCGTAGATGGCTCCCCGAGTGTCATTCTAGCACCAGCAACGTTTTGGCACCATCTTCAGCACGCGGAAGAGTTCAGGCAAAAGCCCGTAATTGGGAGTGGGATGCGACTTATCCGAATGCTTGCCGTATGGATGTCTATCTTCTTACTACCAATCTGGTTTACGTTAGTTAGCGTGGAAGGACTATTACCAGATGCGTTGTCGTTTATAGGCATTAATGAGCTCGGTGAGATCCCGTTAATACTTCAATTTATTTTTGCAGAAATAGGGGTAGAAATGCTACGAATGGCGGCGATCCACACGCCGTCAGCACTTGCTACAGCGCTCG
This window contains:
- a CDS encoding spore germination protein produces the protein MSFIELERLLDRELAVEDNIDLIRLPLSYGGKKFVLYAVDGFIKDEAWTQIQRELSHLHENFTLDHLLQSAIPYVEITTEKDPSLAMDAVLAGQALLLVEDESKMILLDTRTYPVRSPEEPDTERVVRGARDGFVETFMFNLALIRRRVRDKSLRTNYLQIGKRSKTDVCLVYMEGIASDELVEEVRSRLKQIDVDGLPMADKTLEEYVFGHFYHPYPLVRYTERPDVCASHLFEGHIVIVVDGSPSVILAPATFWHHLQHAEEFRQKPVIGSGMRLIRMLAVWMSIFLLPIWFTLVSVEGLLPDALSFIGINELGEIPLILQFIFAEIGVEMLRMAAIHTPSALATALGLVAAILIGEVAVEVGLFSYEVVLYVAIVSIGSFATSSYELSLANRYVRQFLLLSVAFFQLPGLIIGTTMVVILLVYTKSLNAPYLWPFLPFSYKAFKSIVFRSPIPLLKRRPSIVKPIDQTR